The Silene latifolia isolate original U9 population chromosome Y, ASM4854445v1, whole genome shotgun sequence sequence ACACCGATTGTCGACGGCTGCTTCTCCGGGACGGCGGTCGGTGACTATTGTTGGTGGATGGGATACAGCGAGTTTAAATGGTGGTCGACCAGATCATCGCCGCCGTTTTTGATAGTAGATGTCGGTGACGAATCTTAGCCGGAACTCCGGTGGTCGCCGGCGAGAGTATGTTGTGTGGGTGAGTAGGAGATAGAGTGAGTTGGGTGTGAAAGTGACGTGGTATAAGAAGCCAGTATGTTTGGATGTATATGTTTGTTTGACTTTGCTTATTTGACTAAGTCTCACTATTTTaagttagttcgtacggttcgcaccgtactttagttcgcacctgacctcgcccctatatatatatatatatatataaattgaatcatgtgaggcacccttcttagggtgaggcggctagACTCATTTTAAACCGTCAGATCTATAAATTATAGACTCACCAGATGATGCCACGTGTCCCCTTATATAACCCCAACCATCTCAACATTTCCCCTCAATAACTCTTCATTTACTCGTCCTCTTTCTCtatcttcaacttgttcttcagcTCAGCTACTGAACCAGCTACGTCTTCGCCATTACCGAGCTTTTCGACCGCCATTTTCATTGAGCTTTCGACCGCCATTATCAGTGAGTTGTCTACTTCCATTATCATACGCAAATTAGGTATTCTCGAATACTAATTTAAATTTCGATTCATCTTACTTTCATTCCTTATTTTTCACCCTTATTTTCAATCGACTTCTTTAATCCGTAAAAATATTGTTGTTCTTCTGCAGTTTTTGATCGTTGTCTGAGCATAATCGAGCACAGTAGCAACACATACAATCTATTGAAGTCGATTTCTCCTCTTCTTCGTATGTTCCTCTCCGTTTCTTTATAGATTTTGATTTTGTTGcttatttagttaaatttttagttataaacttacttaattaGTTTAATCACTCGATTTCGATTGATTTCTATGCGTTCCTCAGCTTAGGTACTTTCGATTAATAGTATTCATttcaattaatcactaatttcattccattgttttaCCGAGCTTTCTGTGATTCATCTTCTACCTATTTACTTCTTTAATTTCAAGATCAATTTCTACCTATTCATCTTCTTTAATTTACTTATTAATGGCGTTTGATGCAGGTTTTACTCGTTTTTTGAGCATTATCGACTACAATAGGAGTGCATAAAATCAATTGCAGACGATTTCTCCGTTTTTTCGTCAGGTCCTTCCCCTTGCTTACCTTACTACCACGATTCAATTTTTGTTGTTTACTTTGTTATGCTCCTTTTTTTCCTGCATTTTTGAATCCTACATCTAAGTTCGTGATACTAGGAAGTCAATTTGTGAAACAACAATCTCACATTGTGAAACTTGGACTGAATTCTGCAGGTCCTAATCGTTTATTGAGGATCAATGACCACAATAGTATATCTTAACGGCTGCTCGAATTAATTGATTGCGAGACTATATGTGTGATTCTGATTTGTGAGAAaaagtattgttgttgttgctgctgctgctgttgttgttgttatttctcGCATTAATTGATTGCGAGACTATATGTGTGATTCTGCATTGTGAGAATAAGTGCTTGAGGGAATAGAGCTGTATTGGAGTGATTTTAATGTATTGCCAATTTGCCATTGCCAGAGTCAATTTCGTTGCAGGAGATCTAGAGAAGTAACTCGCTGAGTAACCGTCTCACATTAAAAtagtactccatatgaaatgtagcATGTTTCATGAATTTTTGCCTCACAATGTTTCCGTATGGGGTGACAGGTGATGTATTAACATTGATAATTGATGGAATGTGCATGAAATTTAGGAGAAATAGTCTGTAGAGCCTCCTTTCCGAAATCATagaccttatttagttatttcaCTAGGTTCCATTTCTGTAAAACATATGGCAGATGATGCCATTTTTTACCAGTTAAAACTTAAAAGTCTATTATCGAAATAGTAGGCTGTATAAGTAGGTGtaagcaaaaaaaaaatgtttgataCTGTGTTGGGATAAGAAAATGCTATGATAGTAAGTTTTAATTTATACATATTTTTGTGGCTTCAACGATGATGAAAAGAACGAGTATTTCATGATTACAGAGATGATGAGCAGGGATCTTGGTAGCCATATAAAAGAATTTTATAGTCCGAGAAAGAGAATACCACTTTCTATACCGGTTGCAGTTGACATAATGCTTCAGATTGCAAGAGGGATGGAGTATCTTCACTCGATGAAAATATTCCACGGGGATTTAAATCCTTCAAACATACTCGTCAAACCAATAGGTAGCTCTTCAGAAGGTTTTGTCCAtgtaaaagtttcaaaatttggtcCATCATCAGTAACGACCCCCAAACATAAGAAAATTAACTCGAGTGAGGCACTATCATATATCCGTACGCTCCCGAAGTCCTAGCAGGACAAGAGGAATCAAGACATGACGCAGATACCAAGTATAAAGAGAAGTCGGATGTGTACAGTTTTGGTATGGTATGTTTCGAGCTTTTAAGCGGAAAAGTCCCTTTTGACGATGCTCATCTGCAAGGTGAGAAAATGACTCGAAACATTAGGGCCGGAGAAAGACCACTTTTCCCACATCACTGCCCCAAATTCATGATAAATTTTACAAAGAAATGTTGGCACTCGGACCCACATCAACGGCCAACTTTCTCATCCATTTTCCGAATACTTCGATACATAAAAAGGTTCCTAGTAATGAACCTAGATCATAGTTATCCGGATGCTCCTGTACCTCCAGttgattcactgaataaggtatgagattcaatgaaccacttatgatgatcaagtttcacaaaacaagccttaagattcactgaataaggtatgagattcacaaaataaggtctgagattcaccaaataaggaaaagagcaaaaaacgtgattttaaccacttatgatgaccaagtttcacaaaacaagctctaagattcactgaacaaggtctgagattgacaaaacaaagtctgagattcacctaataaagaaaagagcaaaataggtgattttaaccacttatgatgatcaagtttcacaaaacaagctttaagattcactgaatgaggtatgagattcacaaaataaggtttgagattcaccaaataaggaaaagagcaaaaaaggtgattttaaccacttatgatgaccaagtttcacaaaacaaactctcagattcactgaataaggtatgagattcacaaaacaagctctaggattcacaaaacaaggtctaggattcacaaaataagaacaagagcaaaataggtgatttcaaccatttatgatcacgtttcacaatattaccttttagtttcacaatataagttctaaaattcacaaaacaaggtctaagattcacaaaataagaaaagagtAATAGAGGTGATTTCAAcaaccacttatgaccaagtttcacaatattaccttctagtttcacaaaacaaactctcagattcactgaataaggtatgagattcacaaaacaagctctaagattcacaaaacaaggtctaggattcacaaaataagaacaagagcaaaataggtgatttcaaccatttatgaccacgtttcacaatattaccttttagtttcacaatataagctctaagattcacaaaacaaggtctaagattcacaaaataagaaaagaggaatataggtgatttcaacaaccacttatgaccaagtttcacaatattatcttctagtttcacaaaacaagctctaagattcacaaaacaaactgtgaaattcacaaaacaaggcctaagattcacaaaataagagaaatagcaaaataggttatttcaacaacttatgaccaagtttaagaatattagctttgcGTTTCACATAAAAAGTGAaatataattgtaaattatgaaacttttgtGTGAATTGGTAAGTTacatctttttttgttttttttttagctcatcaaatctttaatttaagaatattaatgatgtcttttgattttctttatttgtatgtcacacaatatgtaatgacatttttgtaaggacttagtaatcattcatttttttaataattatattaaataaccaataatctaataataattaataattaaataatcaataaaaatgaatagaaatTAATGGGGTATAAAATATCATGTGAAAATAAATTAAATGCTAATGCCACgtggaattaaattaaatgctttaatctagccttttaactatattgtatagataagtgaattaaattaatgctcattgaataaggtatgagatttacaaaataaggtttgagattcaccaaataaggaaaagagcaaaaaacgtgattttaaccacttatgatgaccaagtttcacaaaacaagttctaagattcactgaacaaggtctgagattcacaaaacaaagtctgagattcacctaataaagaaaagagcaaaataggtgattttaaccacttatgatgatcaagtttcacaaaacaagccttaagattcactgaatgaggtatgagattcacaaaataaggtctgagattcaccaaataaggaaaagagcaaaaaaggtgattttaaccacttatgatgaccaagtttcacaaaataagctctcaGATTCaatgaacaaggtctgagattcacaaaacaagttctaggattcacaaaacaaggtataggattcacaaaatatgaACGAGAGCAAAATGCAAAATAGAACGGTCGAAATATCATCTTGGAGAAGGCGAAAATCAAATGATGAAGTGTACCATCAAAGAAAAAGAGTGCACCTTTTCCTGCAAAACACTTTTCACAAATGTGTTTTTCTCACTGGTAGGCAAAGATGTTGGCCAGCTAATCTATTCGAAGAAAGGCAAGAAACAAGGGAGAGAATGATCCGTCATCAAGggaggaaaaaaaaagagagacagATAGACAATCACTCAAAAAGTTTCATGTGCCATAGTAAAGCAAGATATTGAAACAAACCCGGTTAAAATACAAAGCAAGCATCTTCTCCTCATCGGTAGCGCACTTCCTACCAATCATAGGAACACATTTAATTTTTAGTCTATATAAGTAACCATGAGCAATTGTATTGCTGATAGTCTGAAACAACAAAAAGTTAAAGCATGATTTCCCTGAACTTAGTAGAGTCAAAATCATGTACTTACAATGTTTTGATTTCATGAAATCCCCTCACAGTCACAACTCACAAGTATAAGATGAATTTAAGTGTGATGGCAAATTAAGAGCATACTTATGGTCTGATAAATGATACCTGAAGAGGTCTAAGTAGATAGGTTGTGTCCAGTTAGCACAGTCCAAGCCGAGCTTCGAAATCTTGCGAGAAAATATCAAGTAAAAGAGGAAAGTGAGGACTGAAATCAGCGAGTGAAATAGCAAAGGTAATTGAGCCTTGAGTCGTATATTTGGGACACACAGTAGCATATGCTTTGAAATAATAAAACAGCATGTTGACAAACAAAGATCTGAGTCAA is a genomic window containing:
- the LOC141631003 gene encoding light-sensor Protein kinase-like → MMSRDLGSHIKEFYSPRKRIPLSIPVAVDIMLQIARGMEYLHSMKIFHGDLNPSNILVKPIGSSSEGQEESRHDADTKYKEKSDVYSFGMVCFELLSGKVPFDDAHLQGEKMTRNIRAGERPLFPHHCPKFMINFTKKCWHSDPHQRPTFSSIFRILRYIKRFLVMNLDHSYPDAPVPPVDSLNKIYYNKVQGAVRVDGGNGTGCGVCLGMMVVVVLAVGGAGG